The Thermococcus stetteri genome has a segment encoding these proteins:
- the aroC gene encoding chorismate synthase — translation MRGKLLSFSLFGESHGKAVGVLIEGLPPGIEVSVEELRKELERRKGIERFATKRRESDEPLILSGVFRGKTTGAPVAVIVENRDVDSSYYEEIRNTPRPGHADYPARIKYFGHNDYRGGGHFSGRLTVGMVIVGYFAKRLLEGEGIEVRAYLKRIGRVEARVSPEEVLNSTNPYCPDEEAFRAMVEEMEEARKSGDSVGGVVEVVAFNVPPGLGGPWEEDIEADIASALFRIPAVKGVEFGLGFKFAELRGSEANDPFILRNGKVLTETNNHGGVLGGITTGMPIVARVAFKPTPSIYLPQRTVDLERMEEVTLRLRGRFDSCIVPKALPVVEGAVAFIIADHLLRRKAWEGVVR, via the coding sequence ATGAGGGGGAAACTGCTGAGCTTTTCCCTGTTTGGCGAGAGCCATGGAAAGGCTGTGGGAGTTCTGATAGAGGGGTTGCCTCCGGGGATAGAGGTCAGCGTTGAGGAACTCAGGAAGGAGCTGGAGAGGAGGAAGGGCATAGAGCGGTTTGCAACCAAGAGGCGAGAGAGCGACGAGCCCCTAATCCTCTCGGGGGTATTCAGGGGGAAAACAACGGGCGCGCCCGTTGCGGTGATCGTTGAAAACCGGGACGTGGATTCCTCCTACTACGAGGAGATAAGGAACACGCCGAGGCCGGGACACGCCGATTACCCAGCGAGGATAAAGTACTTCGGCCACAACGACTACAGAGGGGGAGGTCACTTCTCGGGCAGGCTGACGGTTGGGATGGTCATTGTCGGCTACTTCGCCAAGAGGCTCCTTGAGGGGGAAGGAATAGAGGTGAGGGCCTATTTGAAGAGGATAGGGCGAGTGGAGGCGCGGGTTTCCCCCGAGGAGGTCTTGAACTCAACAAATCCCTACTGCCCGGATGAGGAAGCCTTCCGGGCGATGGTTGAGGAAATGGAAGAGGCGAGAAAGTCTGGAGACAGCGTCGGTGGCGTTGTGGAGGTCGTGGCCTTCAACGTGCCCCCCGGTTTGGGCGGCCCCTGGGAGGAGGACATAGAGGCGGATATAGCTTCGGCCCTATTCAGGATTCCAGCGGTTAAGGGCGTTGAGTTCGGGCTGGGCTTTAAATTCGCTGAGCTCAGGGGGAGTGAAGCGAACGACCCCTTCATTCTGAGGAACGGAAAGGTTCTCACGGAGACCAACAACCACGGGGGCGTTCTTGGGGGGATAACCACGGGAATGCCCATAGTGGCAAGGGTGGCCTTCAAGCCCACTCCCTCCATCTACCTTCCCCAGAGGACCGTTGACCTGGAGAGGATGGAGGAGGTAACGCTCAGGCTGAGGGGGCGCTTCGATTCCTGCATAGTTCCCAAGGCCCTCCCCGTTGTTGAGGGAGCAGTTGCATTCATCATAGCGGATCACCTGCTGAGGAGGAAGGCGTGGGAGGGGGTGGTCAGGTGA
- a CDS encoding chorismate mutase: MNVSKSLSAGRGEIGGDGDVPPILDPVNEELALLRRRIDEIDEEIISLLYERLEIARKIEEVKLKSGLPIYDPEREEEVLRWTGQFREVFEAILEVSRDVQRLRVLQQDKRSEP; this comes from the coding sequence GTGAACGTGTCCAAAAGCTTAAGTGCTGGAAGGGGAGAAATTGGCGGTGATGGTGATGTCCCACCAATATTGGATCCAGTAAATGAGGAACTCGCTCTTCTCAGAAGGCGGATAGATGAAATCGACGAGGAGATCATAAGCCTCCTCTATGAAAGGCTTGAGATCGCCAGGAAGATCGAGGAGGTTAAGCTCAAGTCCGGACTCCCGATATATGATCCTGAGAGGGAAGAAGAGGTTCTCCGCTGGACAGGGCAGTTTAGGGAAGTTTTTGAGGCTATACTGGAGGTGAGCAGGGATGTTCAACGCCTACGAGTTCTTCAACAGGATAAACGGAGTGAACCCTGA
- a CDS encoding pyridoxal phosphate-dependent aminotransferase has product MFNAYEFFNRINGVNPEARLDAGQPDIPVREDIIEETIESLRRGETGYTSTEGMAELRERIAEIEGVSADEVIVGPGAKILIAAEIAAAKRVAVISPHWNAYSLISRQFGKEVNVIKTSLEDGWTPRVEEIDAELLILNYPNNPTGRVLAESELRSILEAAEERGIKVLSDEVYAELSFKQFTPARELYDNVVTVKSFSKLYSMTGFRLGYAISERDEIRRIQRFIESTVTCVPPFIQRAGLKALELREELSKEVREVYRRRVRMALKILRGLDFLEPEGGFYIFLRVPMDSVIFAERLLSRGVAVFPGVAFGDYPNFIRISLSGRGLERGLRVIREELECALESRATEGWEGSSRGVSAEGLR; this is encoded by the coding sequence ATGTTCAACGCCTACGAGTTCTTCAACAGGATAAACGGAGTGAACCCTGAAGCAAGACTTGATGCAGGCCAGCCCGATATCCCTGTGAGGGAAGATATCATCGAAGAGACCATAGAATCGCTCAGAAGGGGAGAAACCGGCTACACGAGCACTGAGGGCATGGCCGAGCTCAGGGAGAGGATAGCCGAGATTGAGGGCGTTTCGGCGGATGAGGTCATAGTTGGCCCCGGCGCTAAGATACTCATAGCAGCGGAGATAGCAGCTGCAAAAAGAGTCGCAGTGATATCTCCCCACTGGAATGCATATTCTCTCATCTCCAGACAGTTCGGGAAGGAGGTGAATGTGATAAAAACGAGCCTCGAGGATGGCTGGACTCCAAGGGTGGAGGAGATTGACGCCGAGCTTCTCATACTCAACTACCCAAACAACCCGACTGGGAGGGTCCTGGCTGAGAGTGAGCTCAGAAGCATCCTAGAGGCCGCTGAGGAGAGAGGCATTAAGGTTCTCTCTGATGAGGTCTACGCTGAACTTAGCTTTAAGCAATTTACTCCAGCAAGGGAGCTCTACGATAACGTTGTTACCGTGAAGAGCTTTTCAAAGCTCTACTCTATGACAGGCTTCAGGCTCGGCTATGCCATATCAGAAAGAGACGAGATAAGGAGAATCCAGAGGTTCATAGAGAGTACCGTGACCTGCGTTCCTCCATTCATCCAGAGGGCTGGGTTGAAGGCCCTTGAACTCAGGGAGGAGCTCTCCAAGGAAGTTAGAGAGGTCTATCGTAGGAGGGTCAGAATGGCATTGAAAATACTTCGCGGACTCGACTTCCTCGAGCCGGAGGGGGGTTTCTACATATTCCTCAGGGTTCCAATGGATAGTGTGATCTTCGCCGAGAGATTGCTCTCCAGGGGTGTGGCGGTTTTTCCCGGGGTGGCCTTTGGCGATTATCCCAACTTCATAAGAATATCCCTCTCGGGCAGGGGACTTGAGAGGGGTTTAAGAGTCATCAGGGAGGAGTTGGAATGCGCCTTGGAATCGCGGGCTACGGAAGGATGGGAAGGCTCTTCAAGAGGTGTCTCGGCCGAAGGTTTGAGGTGA
- a CDS encoding prephenate dehydrogenase/arogenate dehydrogenase family protein: protein MRLGIAGYGRMGRLFKRCLGRRFEVISYSEHGRSDVESLEELYLKSDVVMVASSLNFTPERLRKLAEISRKHCEKKMVFDIATFKSRVIKAYAGFSEDVRVASVHPMFGPGAKTLKGKRFIVVPVPGREGDANSIAGFIRSIGGEVTFSDWKTHDRIMGFVIGVPYFVGLGYLALSKELGLGDFGGTSWAYLETYGKAVLNDSPDFIREVLSLSREQIGAFLDFLRENPPDPEVLRKELRREEIEEAYKRFYRALE from the coding sequence ATGCGCCTTGGAATCGCGGGCTACGGAAGGATGGGAAGGCTCTTCAAGAGGTGTCTCGGCCGAAGGTTTGAGGTGATCTCCTACTCCGAGCACGGGCGGAGCGATGTTGAATCGCTGGAGGAGCTCTACCTGAAGTCCGACGTGGTAATGGTAGCTTCTTCCCTTAACTTTACTCCGGAAAGGCTGAGAAAGCTCGCGGAGATCTCGAGGAAGCACTGCGAGAAAAAGATGGTCTTCGACATAGCCACTTTCAAGTCCCGCGTTATCAAGGCCTACGCCGGCTTCAGCGAAGATGTGAGAGTTGCGAGCGTTCATCCCATGTTCGGCCCAGGGGCAAAGACCCTCAAGGGGAAGAGGTTCATAGTAGTTCCAGTCCCTGGGCGAGAGGGTGATGCCAATAGTATAGCGGGGTTCATACGCTCCATTGGAGGTGAGGTGACTTTCAGCGACTGGAAGACCCACGACAGGATTATGGGCTTCGTCATAGGCGTCCCGTACTTTGTCGGACTTGGGTACCTGGCACTCTCTAAGGAGCTCGGCCTCGGGGATTTCGGGGGCACTTCCTGGGCATATCTGGAGACCTACGGAAAAGCGGTTCTCAACGATTCTCCAGACTTTATAAGGGAGGTCCTCAGCCTGTCCAGGGAGCAGATAGGAGCGTTCCTCGACTTCCTCAGAGAGAATCCCCCGGATCCAGAGGTTCTCAGGAAAGAATTAAGACGGGAAGAAATAGAAGAAGCCTACAAAAGGTTCTACAGGGCATTGGAGTAG
- the trpA gene encoding tryptophan synthase subunit alpha — protein sequence MFESGSLIPYLTAGDPSVEKTLEFLLAIEEFSGLIELGLPFSDPMADGKTIQESHYRALRNGFKLDDLFRLIREFRRHSSVPLVVMTYYNPVFRTGVREFLGEAKASGADGILVVDLPVSHAGDFLDIAKEEGVKTVFLAAPNTPDERLKEIDRASTGFMYLISLYGTTGARDSLPDTAFDFIRRARRVCRNKLAVGFGVSKREHVEALFNAGADGVVVGSALIKAISLSENPVEELKKKVAELSGYSNAL from the coding sequence ATGTTTGAGAGCGGCTCCCTCATACCCTACCTCACCGCTGGGGATCCGAGCGTCGAGAAGACCCTCGAATTTCTACTGGCCATCGAGGAGTTTTCCGGATTGATAGAGCTCGGCCTCCCCTTCAGCGACCCGATGGCGGATGGAAAGACGATCCAGGAGTCCCACTACCGCGCCCTTAGGAACGGCTTTAAACTGGACGACCTCTTCCGCCTCATCCGGGAGTTCAGGAGGCACTCCTCGGTTCCGCTCGTGGTCATGACCTACTACAACCCGGTTTTCAGGACCGGGGTGAGGGAGTTCCTTGGCGAAGCTAAGGCGAGCGGTGCCGACGGGATACTCGTGGTTGACCTTCCGGTGAGCCACGCAGGAGATTTCCTCGACATCGCTAAGGAGGAGGGTGTAAAGACCGTCTTTCTGGCCGCCCCGAACACCCCGGATGAGAGGCTTAAGGAGATAGACAGGGCATCTACCGGCTTCATGTACCTTATATCCCTCTACGGAACCACTGGAGCTCGCGACAGCCTCCCCGATACTGCCTTCGACTTCATAAGGCGCGCCAGGAGAGTATGCAGAAATAAGCTGGCGGTGGGCTTTGGAGTTTCAAAGAGGGAGCACGTTGAGGCCCTGTTCAATGCCGGAGCGGACGGTGTCGTCGTTGGAAGCGCGCTGATAAAGGCCATCTCCCTGAGCGAGAACCCGGTTGAAGAATTGAAGAAGAAGGTGGCGGAGCTCTCGGGCTACTCCAATGCCCTGTAG
- the trpB gene encoding tryptophan synthase subunit beta, with product MFFGRFGGQFVPETLIEPLRELERAYKKLKDDPEFRRTLDYYLRNWAGRPTPLYYAERLSRKLGGAKIYLKREDLLHGGAHKTNNAIGQALLAKFMGKERLIAETGAGQHGVATAMAGALLGMGVDVYMGAEDVERQRMNVFRMQLLGARVIPVESGSKTLKDAINEALRDWVSSFERSHYLIGSVVGPYPYPVIVRDFQSVIGREAREQILEAEGTLPDAIVACVGGGSNAMGIFYPFVNDKTRLIGVEAGGKGLETGLHAASLNAGELGVFHGMLSYFLQNEEGQITPTHSVSAGLDYPGVGPEHAYLKESGRAEYVTVTDEEALRAFHELSRTEGILPALESAHAVAYAMKIAPEMGRDEVIIVNLSGRGDKDLDIVRRVGDV from the coding sequence ATCTTCTTTGGAAGGTTTGGGGGCCAGTTCGTCCCCGAGACGCTTATAGAACCCCTGAGGGAGCTTGAAAGAGCGTATAAAAAGCTCAAAGACGACCCGGAGTTCAGGAGAACTCTCGATTACTACCTCAGGAACTGGGCCGGAAGGCCAACCCCCCTCTACTACGCCGAGAGGCTGAGCAGGAAGCTCGGGGGGGCGAAGATATACCTCAAGAGGGAGGACCTCCTCCACGGAGGGGCCCACAAGACGAACAACGCCATAGGCCAGGCCCTCCTCGCCAAGTTCATGGGCAAGGAAAGGCTAATAGCTGAAACCGGGGCCGGACAGCACGGCGTTGCTACCGCGATGGCCGGGGCATTGCTGGGCATGGGGGTTGACGTCTACATGGGGGCAGAGGATGTTGAGAGGCAGAGGATGAACGTCTTCCGCATGCAACTCCTCGGCGCGAGAGTGATTCCGGTTGAGAGCGGCTCAAAAACCCTCAAGGATGCCATAAACGAGGCCCTCCGCGACTGGGTTTCGAGCTTTGAGCGCTCCCACTACCTCATAGGCTCGGTGGTAGGCCCTTATCCCTACCCAGTCATCGTGAGGGACTTCCAGTCGGTGATAGGGAGGGAAGCCAGGGAGCAGATACTCGAGGCGGAGGGAACGCTACCAGATGCCATCGTGGCGTGCGTCGGAGGGGGGAGCAACGCGATGGGGATCTTCTACCCCTTCGTGAACGATAAGACCAGGCTCATAGGCGTTGAAGCTGGGGGAAAGGGCCTTGAAACGGGCCTCCACGCGGCCTCGCTCAACGCGGGTGAGCTCGGAGTCTTCCACGGCATGCTAAGCTATTTCCTCCAGAATGAAGAGGGTCAGATAACGCCGACCCACAGCGTTTCAGCTGGACTGGATTACCCCGGTGTGGGCCCGGAGCATGCCTACCTCAAGGAGAGCGGAAGGGCCGAGTACGTCACCGTAACGGACGAGGAAGCCCTGAGAGCATTTCACGAGCTCTCAAGGACCGAAGGAATACTGCCCGCTCTCGAATCTGCCCACGCCGTGGCCTACGCCATGAAGATAGCCCCGGAAATGGGGAGGGACGAAGTAATAATCGTGAACCTCTCTGGGAGGGGGGACAAGGACCTCGACATAGTCAGGAGGGTCGGGGATGTTTGA
- a CDS encoding phosphoribosylanthranilate isomerase — MVEFVKICGVKTVDELRLVERYADATGVVVNSKSRRKVPLRTAAELIEMAEIPIYLVSTMETFPEWANAIEKTGAEYIQVHSEMHPKAVNRLKEEYGVSVMKAFIVPRESEDPAEDAERLLELIEQYEVDRILLDTGTGSGRRHDYRVSAIIAKKYPIVLAGGLTPENVGEAIKWVKPAGVDVSSGVERNGVKDRVLIEAFMAVVRNG, encoded by the coding sequence ATGGTGGAGTTCGTTAAGATATGCGGGGTAAAAACAGTGGATGAGCTAAGGCTCGTCGAGAGGTACGCAGATGCAACGGGAGTCGTCGTGAACTCAAAGTCGAGGAGAAAGGTGCCTCTGAGGACTGCCGCTGAGCTGATAGAGATGGCCGAGATCCCCATCTACCTCGTCTCGACGATGGAGACCTTCCCCGAGTGGGCCAACGCGATAGAGAAGACCGGGGCCGAGTACATCCAGGTGCACTCGGAGATGCACCCAAAGGCCGTCAACAGACTGAAGGAGGAGTACGGTGTGAGCGTCATGAAGGCCTTCATCGTCCCCAGGGAGAGCGAGGACCCGGCGGAAGATGCCGAGAGACTCCTCGAGCTCATAGAACAGTACGAGGTTGACAGAATACTCCTTGACACCGGGACAGGGAGCGGGAGGAGGCACGACTACAGGGTGAGCGCGATAATAGCGAAAAAATACCCAATAGTCTTAGCCGGTGGCTTAACCCCGGAGAACGTTGGAGAGGCGATAAAGTGGGTTAAACCGGCTGGAGTTGACGTTTCGAGCGGTGTTGAGAGGAACGGAGTCAAGGATAGGGTTTTGATAGAAGCGTTCATGGCGGTGGTGAGGAATGGATGA
- a CDS encoding aminodeoxychorismate/anthranilate synthase component II, producing the protein MIVLVNNRDSFVWNLAEYASLFDRVKVVPNTITLGELRRLDPDGVIISPGPGHPLERREVGNSPEIVLEAEVPVLGVCLGHQIIATAFGGKVGRVRPRHGKASPVRHDGKGVLRGIKNPLIAGRYHSLAVLEVPKEFEVSAVSLDDNVIMGIRHRKLPIEGLQFHPESVLTEWERKEGVKIIKNFVEMAKDGGVR; encoded by the coding sequence GTGATAGTCCTCGTAAACAACAGGGACTCCTTCGTCTGGAATTTAGCCGAGTATGCTTCCCTCTTCGACAGGGTGAAGGTCGTTCCGAACACGATAACGCTGGGAGAGCTCAGAAGGCTCGATCCTGATGGAGTGATAATCTCCCCCGGGCCGGGGCATCCGCTTGAGAGGAGGGAAGTGGGAAACTCGCCGGAGATAGTCCTTGAAGCGGAAGTGCCTGTCCTCGGAGTCTGCCTCGGTCACCAGATAATAGCGACGGCCTTTGGTGGTAAGGTCGGAAGGGTAAGGCCGAGGCACGGGAAGGCCAGTCCCGTTAGGCACGACGGGAAAGGCGTCCTGAGGGGCATCAAGAACCCCCTGATCGCTGGCAGGTACCATTCACTGGCCGTTCTGGAGGTTCCAAAGGAGTTCGAGGTGAGCGCGGTTTCTCTCGACGACAACGTGATCATGGGGATAAGGCACAGGAAGCTCCCTATAGAGGGCCTCCAGTTCCATCCGGAGAGCGTTCTGACCGAGTGGGAGAGGAAGGAAGGGGTTAAGATAATCAAAAACTTCGTGGAGATGGCCAAAGATGGTGGAGTTCGTTAA
- a CDS encoding anthranilate synthase component I, with protein MPIKELKPVDPLRLYSVLREQEIPFMLRSAEKDSRKARFTYLSAEPEFVVEVGEGTRVDGERISGERNPFMALKGLMKEKIEGRGFMGGFVGYIAYDSVHSLIGGNIGEPSVFGYYPWTFVYDHSNGKLSFFYVREPPFEPELMVDRARREELPPEDSGSEVISTDASEEEFREMVETGKEYIRSGDVFQVVLSREYTVRTELDPLEVYRRLVELNPSPYSFILEFKKTVVGASPETMGSVEGRIFRINPIAGTAPRGSSEEEDRELEKALLSDEKERAEHIMLVDLARNDVRRVSKSGSVKLVRFFDVLKYSHVQHIESEVIGELDEEKDAFDAMEAAFPAGTLTGAPKIRAMEIIDELERSRRRVYGGAVGYFSLTGDADMAIAIRMAEIEGRKASVRAGAGIVADSVPEKEFFETENKMRAVLKALGVEG; from the coding sequence ATGCCTATCAAAGAGCTAAAGCCCGTTGATCCCCTTAGGCTCTACAGCGTCCTCAGGGAGCAGGAGATACCCTTCATGCTCCGCTCAGCTGAAAAGGACAGCAGGAAGGCGAGGTTCACCTACCTATCTGCCGAGCCAGAGTTTGTCGTTGAAGTTGGGGAGGGAACGAGGGTTGATGGGGAGCGAATCTCGGGAGAGAGAAACCCTTTCATGGCCCTAAAGGGGCTCATGAAAGAGAAAATCGAAGGCAGAGGCTTTATGGGCGGCTTCGTCGGATACATCGCCTACGACTCGGTCCACTCGCTCATAGGGGGGAATATCGGGGAGCCTTCCGTCTTCGGCTACTACCCCTGGACCTTCGTCTACGACCACTCGAATGGTAAGCTGTCGTTTTTCTACGTTAGAGAACCGCCCTTCGAGCCAGAGCTCATGGTTGACAGGGCCAGAAGGGAGGAGCTCCCGCCGGAAGACAGCGGCTCAGAGGTAATCTCCACCGACGCCAGTGAGGAGGAGTTCAGGGAGATGGTAGAGACAGGTAAGGAGTACATCCGCTCGGGAGATGTCTTTCAGGTGGTTCTATCGCGGGAGTACACGGTCAGGACGGAGCTGGACCCCTTAGAGGTCTACAGGAGGCTCGTGGAGCTCAACCCCTCCCCCTACTCCTTCATCCTCGAGTTCAAAAAGACCGTCGTCGGGGCCTCGCCGGAAACCATGGGTTCAGTCGAGGGGAGAATCTTCAGGATAAACCCCATAGCAGGGACAGCGCCGAGGGGAAGTAGCGAGGAGGAGGACAGGGAGCTGGAGAAAGCCCTCCTCTCCGACGAGAAGGAGAGGGCCGAGCACATCATGCTCGTTGACCTCGCAAGAAACGACGTTAGAAGGGTATCAAAGTCCGGAAGCGTTAAACTAGTACGCTTCTTCGACGTCCTGAAATACAGCCACGTCCAGCACATAGAGAGCGAGGTTATCGGCGAGCTCGATGAAGAAAAGGACGCGTTCGACGCCATGGAGGCGGCTTTCCCGGCCGGAACGCTCACTGGGGCACCGAAGATAAGGGCGATGGAGATCATAGACGAGCTGGAGAGGAGCAGGAGAAGGGTCTACGGAGGGGCCGTTGGCTACTTCTCCCTCACAGGGGACGCTGACATGGCGATAGCGATAAGGATGGCCGAGATCGAGGGCAGGAAAGCGAGCGTTAGGGCCGGGGCAGGTATAGTTGCGGATTCGGTTCCGGAGAAGGAGTTCTTCGAGACCGAGAACAAGATGAGGGCCGTTCTGAAGGCGCTGGGGGTGGAAGGGTGA
- the trpD gene encoding anthranilate phosphoribosyltransferase codes for MSLLAKIVEGKNLSFEEAYGLFMELKKSDDALVGAYLAALQTKGYTGEEIAGLARAMRDSAVKLDLGEVVDTAGTGGDGSLTINVSTASALILSAFTRVAKHGNVSITSKSGSANVLEVLGVNIRIPPEKAREMIKKTNFTFIFAPAYHPALKPIMPVRKALGIKTVFNVLGPLANPADPAYQVVGVNSLELLEPVAEALSFLGVRRALVVHGSGMDEVNPAGKTSVIEVNRGIERYTLHPEDFGIEPVKPLPCSSPEDSAARIRAVLEGLGRREDRDFILVNASVALYASRIAGDFKEGFEMARDALGEGMLRKLEEIACLSKS; via the coding sequence ATGAGCCTTCTGGCGAAGATAGTCGAAGGGAAGAACCTGAGCTTCGAGGAGGCATACGGGCTCTTCATGGAGCTGAAGAAAAGCGATGATGCACTCGTAGGTGCTTACCTCGCCGCACTCCAGACCAAGGGCTACACCGGGGAGGAAATAGCCGGCCTGGCGAGGGCCATGAGGGATAGCGCAGTCAAGCTAGACCTTGGAGAGGTGGTTGACACCGCTGGAACCGGTGGGGACGGTAGCTTGACCATAAACGTGAGCACGGCCTCGGCTTTGATCCTCTCGGCCTTCACGAGGGTCGCTAAACACGGCAACGTCTCAATAACCTCGAAGAGCGGTTCCGCCAACGTCCTTGAGGTGCTTGGGGTTAACATTAGAATCCCGCCCGAGAAGGCCAGAGAGATGATAAAAAAGACGAACTTCACCTTCATCTTCGCCCCAGCGTACCATCCGGCACTCAAGCCAATAATGCCCGTAAGAAAGGCCCTCGGCATAAAGACGGTCTTCAACGTCCTCGGGCCGCTGGCAAACCCGGCCGATCCAGCCTACCAAGTCGTTGGAGTCAACTCTCTCGAACTTCTGGAGCCGGTTGCCGAGGCCCTGAGCTTCCTTGGGGTCAGGAGGGCACTGGTTGTCCACGGCTCCGGGATGGACGAGGTGAACCCGGCAGGGAAGACGAGCGTGATCGAGGTGAACCGCGGGATCGAGCGCTACACCCTTCATCCAGAGGACTTCGGGATCGAGCCCGTAAAGCCCCTACCCTGCTCTTCCCCAGAGGATAGCGCCGCGAGGATAAGGGCCGTTCTCGAAGGATTAGGAAGGAGGGAGGACAGGGACTTCATCCTCGTGAACGCTTCAGTTGCACTATACGCCTCCAGGATAGCCGGAGACTTCAAAGAGGGCTTTGAAATGGCGAGGGACGCATTAGGAGAGGGCATGCTCAGAAAACTGGAGGAGATAGCATGCCTATCAAAGAGCTAA
- the trpC gene encoding indole-3-glycerol phosphate synthase TrpC yields the protein MMVFGLSRTIRKAKKNAIIAELKVYSPKYGDLLGNRDPFDILRAYERAGAIGISYITDGKYFRGSFEFLKRLCRETELPVLRKDFITTKEEIERTAEAGASALLLITRLLREQLPEFVDFAKEHGLDTLVEVHNENELKIALKTDSTMIGINNRDIEKLELDDGNVSLTERLAPLIPGKYVKVSESGIASTEDLRRALRHTDAALIGTALMKAPDPEEFLKELVEVEV from the coding sequence GTGATGGTTTTTGGATTGAGCAGGACGATTAGAAAAGCAAAGAAGAACGCCATCATAGCCGAGCTGAAGGTCTATTCTCCAAAGTACGGGGACCTTCTCGGGAACAGGGACCCCTTTGACATTCTGAGGGCCTACGAAAGGGCCGGGGCCATTGGGATCTCCTACATAACCGACGGCAAATACTTCAGGGGGAGCTTCGAGTTCCTAAAAAGGCTCTGCAGGGAGACGGAGCTTCCGGTTCTGCGGAAGGACTTCATAACAACGAAGGAAGAGATCGAGAGGACTGCAGAGGCTGGCGCTTCCGCCCTTCTCCTGATAACGCGCCTTCTTAGGGAGCAACTGCCAGAGTTCGTTGACTTCGCCAAGGAACACGGCTTGGACACCCTCGTCGAGGTCCACAACGAGAATGAGCTGAAGATAGCACTCAAGACGGACTCGACGATGATAGGGATAAACAACCGCGACATAGAGAAGCTCGAGCTCGACGACGGTAACGTGAGCTTAACGGAGAGGCTCGCACCGCTCATACCCGGCAAATACGTGAAGGTCAGCGAGAGCGGCATAGCGAGCACGGAAGACCTGAGGAGGGCATTGAGGCACACGGATGCTGCTCTCATAGGTACGGCGCTCATGAAAGCTCCCGATCCGGAGGAGTTTCTGAAGGAGCTCGTGGAGGTGGAGGTATGA
- a CDS encoding Lrp/AsnC family transcriptional regulator, which produces MDERDVRIYRILRENGRAKLSFIARELGISHPSARERLERLERKGDLKVQALLNIRKRNFVSAVVNLRVKSMDEAERLADVFARCPRTVFVATTTGKYNLNIVLIAENYSALEATIENTIRPLEQVREMDVSLGSSPAYPEFVDFKLDPVRKVAPCGKVCTECYLYGKKCRGCPATVYFKNSL; this is translated from the coding sequence ATGGACGAACGGGACGTGAGAATATACCGAATTCTTCGGGAGAACGGAAGGGCAAAGCTCTCCTTTATAGCCCGGGAGCTCGGGATAAGCCACCCCTCCGCCAGGGAGAGGCTCGAAAGACTTGAAAGGAAGGGCGACCTTAAGGTTCAGGCGCTCCTCAACATAAGGAAGAGAAACTTCGTCTCGGCCGTGGTCAACCTCCGCGTGAAAAGCATGGATGAGGCGGAGAGGCTGGCGGATGTGTTTGCGAGATGCCCGAGGACCGTCTTCGTGGCCACCACCACAGGAAAGTACAACCTGAACATTGTCCTGATAGCGGAGAACTACTCTGCCCTTGAGGCCACCATAGAGAACACCATCAGGCCTCTGGAACAGGTCAGGGAGATGGACGTTTCCCTCGGCTCTTCCCCGGCCTATCCGGAGTTCGTGGACTTCAAGCTCGACCCAGTTAGGAAAGTCGCTCCCTGCGGAAAGGTCTGCACGGAGTGCTACCTCTATGGAAAGAAGTGCAGGGGATGTCCGGCGACGGTTTACTTTAAAAACAGCCTTTAA
- a CDS encoding YgaP family membrane protein, with product MERNEGKTDRLLRVVVGLVLIGLWALKDFRYELLALLIGLVLLITGITGFCGIYRLLGISTCREC from the coding sequence ATGGAGAGGAACGAGGGAAAAACCGACAGGCTCTTGAGGGTTGTGGTAGGCCTGGTCCTAATAGGGCTCTGGGCGCTGAAGGACTTCCGCTACGAGCTCCTTGCACTCCTGATAGGCCTGGTACTGCTGATAACTGGAATAACAGGCTTCTGCGGAATCTACAGGCTCCTCGGAATAAGCACGTGCAGGGAGTGCTGA
- a CDS encoding cytochrome b5 domain-containing protein, translating to MAKHGTENDCWIVIGNNVYNVTPLIDTHSGGREAIIRYCGTNATEVFFSKHDRGAYEILQDYYLGTIGNETTHRAGYNKREDD from the coding sequence GTGGCGAAGCACGGAACGGAGAACGACTGCTGGATCGTCATAGGAAACAACGTCTATAACGTTACCCCACTGATAGACACCCACAGCGGCGGAAGGGAGGCCATAATACGCTACTGCGGAACCAACGCCACCGAGGTCTTCTTCTCCAAACATGACCGGGGAGCCTACGAGATTCTTCAGGATTACTACCTGGGCACCATAGGAAACGAAACCACTCACCGTGCGGGTTATAACAAGCGAGAAGACGACTGA